The following are encoded together in the Clostridium sp. BJN0013 genome:
- a CDS encoding ROK family protein, whose protein sequence is MEEKYVIGVDLGGTKIAAALVDFKGAIICKYTLPTKAEKGEKYILDNIIKIIEKVMNFGGVCSKKIKCIGLGAPGPLDIDKGKIICTPNLPFKNFNIVSPLKNHFKMPVFLDNDGNAAAIGEHTFGAGKGINNMVFITVSTGIGGGAILNGQIYRGNTKNALEIGHMTLDAQGPLCNCGNFGCAEVMASGTAIAREAKKAVEMGYNTTLALYKNITSKEVFKEAQLGDSISQNILDTTLNYLGICVANIITCLDPEAVIIGGGVSKGGKIIFDKINEVVKRRCFDTVSKNTRILPALLGTDAGVIGAAALAFIEEKF, encoded by the coding sequence TTGGAAGAAAAATATGTAATAGGAGTTGATTTAGGGGGCACTAAAATAGCTGCTGCTTTAGTGGATTTTAAAGGAGCAATAATATGTAAATATACCTTGCCTACAAAAGCGGAAAAAGGAGAAAAATATATATTAGATAATATAATAAAAATCATAGAAAAAGTAATGAACTTTGGCGGAGTTTGTAGTAAAAAAATAAAATGTATTGGATTAGGAGCTCCGGGTCCTCTTGATATAGACAAAGGAAAAATTATATGTACTCCAAACCTGCCCTTTAAAAATTTTAATATTGTAAGCCCCTTGAAAAATCATTTTAAGATGCCCGTATTTTTAGATAATGATGGTAATGCTGCGGCTATAGGCGAACACACGTTCGGTGCAGGAAAAGGAATTAATAATATGGTGTTTATAACTGTTTCTACGGGGATAGGAGGAGGAGCAATATTAAATGGACAGATATATAGGGGTAATACCAAAAATGCTCTGGAAATAGGACATATGACCTTAGATGCACAGGGTCCGCTTTGCAATTGTGGTAATTTTGGATGTGCAGAAGTAATGGCTTCAGGAACAGCTATAGCTAGAGAAGCAAAAAAAGCAGTAGAGATGGGATATAACACCACACTTGCATTATATAAAAATATAACTTCAAAAGAGGTCTTTAAAGAAGCTCAATTGGGAGATAGTATATCACAAAACATACTAGATACAACTTTAAATTATCTGGGTATATGTGTAGCGAATATAATTACTTGTTTAGATCCGGAAGCTGTGATTATAGGTGGAGGAGTCTCAAAAGGGGGAAAAATCATCTTTGATAAAATAAATGAAGTAGTGAAAAGGAGATGTTTTGATACAGTAAGTAAAAATACAAGGATACTTCCTGCACTTTTAGGAACAGATGCAGGCGTTATAGGAGCTGCAGCACTTGCATTTATAGAAGAAAAATTTTAG